From Gimesia panareensis, the proteins below share one genomic window:
- the mutM gene encoding DNA-formamidopyrimidine glycosylase gives MPELPEVETMVRGIREAVVGSQIREFQKCRCACKPISMKPGFKSIQKKVLNRTVISARRLAKRVILDLDNEHSFVIEPRMTGLMLLSDPPDREHLRLEWQLQKGRTRTSLWFWDRRGLGTVQLLKKSELDLVLGPQKLGPDALTLTLKDLEQRCHRTSRAIKVALLDQKLVAGIGNLYASEILHLSRIHPERPANELSQAELKALHQATRKILKAAIRYEGSTLGDGTYRNALNKSGGYQNHHRVYSRAGEHCQTCQGAEIVRIVQAQRSTFYCPCCQVKNSL, from the coding sequence GTGCCAGAGCTGCCGGAAGTGGAAACCATGGTGAGAGGAATTCGTGAGGCCGTCGTGGGTTCACAGATCCGCGAATTCCAGAAATGTCGTTGTGCCTGCAAGCCCATCTCCATGAAACCAGGCTTCAAGTCCATACAGAAAAAGGTTTTAAATAGAACCGTCATTTCCGCCCGCCGGCTGGCCAAGCGGGTGATCCTGGACTTGGACAATGAGCATTCCTTTGTGATTGAACCGCGGATGACTGGACTGATGTTGCTGTCTGACCCGCCGGACCGGGAACACCTGCGACTGGAATGGCAACTGCAGAAGGGACGCACTCGGACCTCACTCTGGTTCTGGGACCGCCGTGGTCTGGGGACCGTTCAGCTTTTAAAAAAATCGGAACTTGATTTGGTTCTGGGGCCGCAGAAACTCGGTCCGGATGCGCTGACGCTGACTTTAAAAGATCTGGAACAGCGTTGTCACCGGACCAGTCGGGCCATCAAAGTGGCCTTACTCGACCAGAAACTGGTGGCCGGGATTGGTAACCTGTATGCCAGTGAAATTTTGCACCTGAGCCGGATTCACCCGGAACGGCCCGCCAATGAGTTATCGCAAGCGGAACTCAAAGCCCTGCATCAGGCGACGCGTAAGATCCTCAAAGCGGCAATTCGCTATGAAGGTTCGACCCTGGGTGATGGCACTTATCGGAATGCTTTGAATAAGTCAGGGGGGTACCAGAATCATCATCGCGTCTACAGCCGGGCAGGGGAGCATTGTCAGACTTGCCAGGGGGCAGAAATCGTGCGGATTGTCCAGGCGCAGCGTTCGACTTTCTATTGTCCCTGCTGCCAGGTTAAAAACAGTCTCTGA
- a CDS encoding DUF1598 domain-containing protein encodes MRPKNPRVGSSVVSVLATIACLSIVLAVTYFLVNRKPQVTVEKAEEQIQAPEEAPLVMEAQQEEVAVVPEVTPEPVQEAPRATPEELVAAQLSAGEFGQAIETAETVADLHQRTLLLKMVVKAQMDSGDFVAALGTINRIPLAEARTQAMNERTQAMSMAGGSQLANFTQLIQLIQTQTSGLWSDTGEGDGEISQFSSGVRVDPNGLLHQLSRQEQNGQLAALELKARQANLNQNVSQNSQLRLVSLTRLEKQVEQLIEEGRSPVETMKMLAGLTKVEYIFVYPEENEIVIAGPAEAWIYNDQGLAVGVESGRPVLQLDDLVTVLRTFSDRGEKIFGCSFDPRPEGLARLKEFVAQSNARGPLRAGAGVRNWTRQLKEKLGVQDITQYGVPDTSRVARVLIEADYRMKLIGIGKLDAGENIPSYFELLAKENSQSAQNLEALRWWLTMKYDSVLHNPQRTAFQLVGSSVLCQSENQIVTKDGQRLQTGQAEKLNREFAANFTEHYQELAHQDLVYADLQNIFDLALVAALMQNEQLANRAGWEMNAFAANGMYHPAEYEAAHTVETVVNHRVYNGKDVVVQVAGGVRVDTASVVKNQNNLKVSPEVGAVSTKSQAPALPVGRWWWDLAN; translated from the coding sequence ATGCGCCCTAAAAACCCTCGAGTCGGCTCCAGTGTTGTTTCAGTTCTGGCAACCATCGCCTGTCTATCAATCGTCCTGGCCGTCACCTATTTCCTGGTGAACCGCAAACCGCAAGTGACTGTGGAGAAAGCCGAGGAGCAGATTCAGGCTCCTGAGGAAGCTCCACTGGTCATGGAAGCGCAGCAGGAAGAAGTGGCAGTGGTTCCGGAAGTCACTCCTGAACCGGTTCAGGAAGCACCACGAGCCACTCCCGAAGAACTGGTCGCAGCGCAACTTTCAGCAGGTGAATTTGGCCAGGCCATCGAAACCGCTGAAACGGTCGCCGATCTGCATCAACGAACACTGCTGCTGAAAATGGTCGTCAAAGCCCAGATGGACTCCGGTGATTTTGTCGCCGCCCTGGGAACCATCAACCGTATTCCACTGGCGGAAGCTCGCACCCAGGCCATGAATGAGCGTACTCAGGCCATGTCGATGGCCGGGGGTTCACAGCTGGCGAACTTCACCCAGCTGATTCAGCTGATTCAGACTCAGACTTCAGGTCTCTGGTCAGACACCGGGGAAGGTGACGGGGAAATCAGCCAGTTCTCAAGTGGGGTGCGAGTCGATCCGAATGGACTGCTCCATCAGCTGAGTCGTCAGGAACAGAACGGTCAACTGGCTGCACTGGAACTGAAAGCCCGCCAGGCCAACCTGAATCAGAACGTCTCTCAGAACAGCCAGCTGCGTCTGGTCTCTCTGACCCGTCTTGAAAAACAGGTCGAGCAGCTGATCGAAGAAGGACGTTCACCCGTTGAAACCATGAAGATGCTGGCCGGCCTGACCAAGGTGGAATACATCTTCGTATATCCAGAAGAGAATGAAATCGTCATCGCCGGTCCTGCAGAGGCGTGGATCTACAACGATCAGGGTCTGGCAGTCGGTGTAGAAAGCGGTCGCCCTGTGCTGCAACTGGACGACCTTGTCACGGTCTTACGAACGTTCTCTGATCGCGGAGAAAAGATCTTCGGTTGTTCTTTTGACCCTCGTCCAGAAGGTCTGGCGCGTCTGAAAGAATTTGTTGCCCAGTCGAATGCCCGCGGACCTCTGCGAGCTGGTGCCGGTGTCCGCAACTGGACCCGTCAGCTGAAAGAAAAGCTGGGCGTCCAGGACATCACTCAGTACGGTGTGCCTGACACCTCACGTGTGGCCCGTGTTCTGATTGAAGCCGACTACCGGATGAAACTGATCGGAATCGGAAAACTGGATGCCGGCGAAAACATCCCCAGCTACTTTGAACTGCTGGCTAAAGAAAACTCACAGTCGGCTCAGAATCTGGAAGCACTCCGCTGGTGGCTGACGATGAAGTACGATTCCGTACTCCACAACCCACAGCGTACCGCCTTCCAGCTGGTCGGTTCTTCGGTATTGTGTCAGTCTGAAAACCAGATCGTAACCAAAGATGGTCAACGGCTGCAGACCGGTCAGGCTGAAAAGCTGAACCGGGAATTTGCTGCCAACTTCACAGAGCATTACCAGGAACTGGCTCACCAGGATCTGGTTTACGCCGACCTGCAGAACATTTTCGACCTGGCCCTGGTGGCAGCCCTGATGCAGAACGAGCAGCTGGCCAACCGTGCGGGCTGGGAAATGAACGCTTTTGCTGCCAACGGCATGTATCATCCCGCTGAATATGAAGCCGCTCACACGGTGGAAACCGTCGTGAACCATCGGGTTTACAACGGCAAAGACGTTGTAGTCCAGGTTGCCGGTGGTGTTCGCGTCGATACGGCTTCGGTGGTCAAGAATCAGAATAATCTGAAAGTCTCGCCCGAAGTGGGAGCCGTTTCTACGAAATCACAGGCACCAGCCCTGCCCGTCGGTCGCTGGTGGTGGGATCTGGCTAACTGA
- a CDS encoding arylsulfatase, whose amino-acid sequence MLRRCFVLLTCFSCLSLSLTTVSRAADAQKPNLIFIMADDLGYAELGCYGQTKIKTPHIDQLAADGMKFTQAYAGCMVCQPSRSVLMTGQHTGHTAVRANDLNQLLYEEDKTVAEVLKSAGYATGCFGKWGLGYAGTPGRPNQKGFDQFTGQLLQVHAHFYYPFWIWRNEEKVMLPENENNQRGTYIHDLIHEDAKDFIRKNKDQPFFAYLPYIIPHVELVVPEESERPYRGKFPKTEIKDPRPGYIGSEDGLTTFAGMVSRLDDHVGEIVILLEQLGIRDNTLLIFTSDNGGQGGNWKDMTDFFNGNAPLNGHKGTMYEGGLRVPFIASWPGKIAPGTTSDLQIGFWDVLPTFADAAGTKVPAGVDIDGISFLPTLLGKGKQKQHPYLYWEYTKGAIRSRALRMGDWKAVQNRMNRPVELYDLSQDIGETKDLASQHPDKVKELTRTMEQAHTAPRDFPQTLKPVGIKGYVK is encoded by the coding sequence ATGCTTCGACGTTGCTTTGTACTACTGACCTGCTTCAGCTGTCTGTCTCTGAGTCTGACGACCGTCAGCCGGGCCGCTGACGCGCAGAAACCGAATCTGATTTTCATCATGGCTGACGACCTGGGGTATGCCGAACTGGGCTGCTACGGCCAGACCAAAATCAAAACACCGCACATTGATCAACTGGCCGCAGACGGAATGAAATTCACTCAGGCCTATGCAGGCTGCATGGTCTGTCAGCCTTCACGGAGTGTGCTCATGACAGGGCAGCACACCGGACATACCGCCGTTCGCGCCAACGATCTGAATCAGCTGCTCTATGAGGAAGATAAAACGGTGGCGGAAGTGTTGAAGTCAGCCGGCTACGCCACCGGCTGCTTTGGCAAATGGGGACTGGGCTATGCCGGGACCCCTGGGCGACCAAATCAAAAGGGCTTCGATCAGTTTACCGGTCAGCTCCTGCAGGTACATGCCCACTTTTACTATCCCTTCTGGATCTGGCGGAATGAAGAAAAAGTCATGCTGCCGGAGAACGAAAATAACCAGCGGGGGACTTACATTCACGATCTGATTCATGAGGATGCCAAGGACTTTATCCGCAAAAACAAGGATCAGCCCTTCTTCGCCTACCTGCCTTACATCATTCCCCACGTGGAACTGGTGGTACCGGAAGAATCGGAGCGTCCCTACCGGGGAAAATTCCCCAAAACGGAGATTAAAGATCCTCGGCCTGGCTACATTGGTTCGGAAGATGGCCTGACGACGTTCGCAGGCATGGTCTCCCGCCTGGATGATCACGTGGGAGAAATCGTGATCCTGCTGGAGCAGTTGGGGATTCGCGACAACACACTGCTGATCTTTACGTCAGATAATGGCGGTCAGGGAGGCAACTGGAAGGACATGACGGATTTCTTCAATGGGAATGCGCCCCTGAACGGACATAAGGGAACCATGTATGAAGGGGGTCTGCGGGTTCCGTTCATCGCCAGCTGGCCTGGTAAGATCGCGCCCGGCACCACGTCCGATCTGCAGATCGGTTTCTGGGATGTACTGCCGACCTTCGCGGATGCCGCTGGCACAAAAGTACCTGCCGGCGTTGATATCGACGGGATCTCTTTCCTGCCGACACTCTTGGGGAAAGGGAAGCAGAAACAGCACCCGTACCTGTATTGGGAATACACCAAAGGCGCGATCCGTTCCCGGGCACTGCGGATGGGCGACTGGAAAGCGGTTCAGAATCGGATGAATCGGCCGGTTGAGCTATATGACCTGAGCCAGGATATTGGCGAAACAAAGGATCTGGCCAGCCAGCATCCGGACAAGGTGAAAGAGCTGACCCGGACCATGGAGCAGGCTCATACCGCTCCTCGCGATTTCCCGCAGACGTTGAAGCCGGTGGGCATCAAAGGCTACGTGAAGTAA
- the glgC gene encoding glucose-1-phosphate adenylyltransferase: MRNVLALILAGGKGTRLEPLTRDRAKPAVPFGGGYRIIDFTLSNCINSGLRRVLILTQYKAASLDRHINLGWRFLCRELNEFIDVLPPQQRIDEQWYQGTADAVYQNIYTIERARSDYILILSGDHIYKMDYSKLISDHRESGAEVTIGCIPVDRTEATQFGVMGVDDDMRVVKFEEKPVSPAPMPTHPDKSLASMGIYVFNTNFLFERLCYDATQLDSSHDFGKNIIPSIIDDHLIRAYPFQDKNTGDGYYWRDVGTIDAYYEANMDLISVHPQLNLYDNTWPIRSYQAPDPPPKFVFAQSEGAKPRVGQAVDSMVCPGSIISGGRVSQSIISSNVRVNSWAEVDNSILFSGVNVGRHAKIRNAIIDKGVSIPKNCQIGYDLEQDKKRGFTVSESGIVVIGKMDGFPEAG, encoded by the coding sequence ATGCGAAATGTCCTGGCTTTGATTCTGGCAGGAGGGAAGGGGACGCGCCTGGAGCCTCTCACCAGGGATCGGGCAAAACCTGCGGTGCCGTTCGGAGGCGGCTACCGGATCATTGATTTTACACTTTCCAATTGCATTAACAGTGGGTTGCGGCGTGTGCTGATCCTGACCCAATATAAAGCCGCCAGCCTCGACCGTCATATCAATCTGGGGTGGAGGTTCCTCTGCCGGGAGTTGAATGAGTTCATTGATGTCCTGCCGCCGCAGCAGCGGATTGACGAACAGTGGTACCAGGGAACGGCAGACGCCGTCTATCAGAATATTTATACCATCGAGCGGGCCCGTTCCGATTACATCCTGATCCTGTCCGGCGACCACATTTACAAAATGGATTATTCCAAGCTGATCAGTGATCATCGCGAATCAGGGGCCGAAGTGACGATCGGCTGCATCCCCGTCGATCGTACCGAAGCCACGCAGTTTGGCGTCATGGGGGTCGACGATGACATGCGCGTCGTCAAATTTGAAGAGAAACCGGTATCTCCTGCCCCGATGCCCACCCATCCCGACAAGAGCCTGGCTTCCATGGGGATTTATGTCTTCAATACGAATTTCCTGTTCGAACGCCTCTGTTACGATGCTACCCAGTTAGACAGTTCGCATGATTTCGGCAAGAATATCATCCCGTCTATCATTGATGATCATCTGATACGTGCTTATCCCTTCCAGGATAAGAATACCGGCGATGGATACTACTGGCGGGATGTGGGAACCATCGACGCTTATTATGAAGCCAATATGGACCTGATTTCAGTGCATCCCCAGTTGAATCTGTACGATAATACCTGGCCGATTCGCTCTTACCAGGCTCCCGATCCACCGCCCAAGTTCGTCTTCGCCCAGAGCGAGGGGGCAAAACCCCGCGTAGGGCAGGCGGTCGACAGTATGGTCTGCCCGGGATCGATCATCTCCGGCGGCCGGGTAAGCCAGTCGATCATTTCCTCGAATGTCCGCGTCAACAGCTGGGCCGAGGTTGATAACTCGATTCTGTTCTCCGGCGTCAATGTCGGTCGGCATGCCAAGATCCGCAATGCCATCATCGACAAGGGGGTTTCGATCCCGAAAAACTGCCAAATCGGTTATGACCTGGAGCAGGATAAGAAACGGGGCTTTACCGTTTCGGAATCGGGCATTGTTGTGATCGGCAAGATGGACGGATTCCCCGAAGCAGGGTAA
- a CDS encoding class I SAM-dependent methyltransferase, whose protein sequence is MSTTDEKLTKSFYDRISHSYDALADSNEHVAREKGLAALAVSAGETVLEIGYGTGHSLVSLAEAVGENGKVYGVDISDGMQKVSEKRVADAGLSDRVTLSVANTPPLPFEDDTFDAVSMSFTLELFPLETIPEMLKEIRRVLKPGGRLGVVSMALTKEGEKDSILEKTYKWMHQHFPHIVDCQPINAVGFLKEAGFEIKEENNLEIWTMPVAALVGVSPD, encoded by the coding sequence ATGAGTACCACCGACGAAAAACTCACCAAGTCGTTTTACGATCGCATCAGCCATTCCTACGACGCCCTCGCCGATTCCAATGAACATGTGGCTCGCGAAAAAGGGTTGGCGGCCCTGGCTGTTTCAGCCGGCGAAACCGTACTGGAAATCGGCTACGGGACCGGGCACTCCCTGGTCTCTCTGGCTGAAGCTGTGGGGGAGAATGGCAAAGTTTATGGCGTCGATATCTCCGACGGCATGCAGAAGGTCTCTGAAAAACGGGTTGCCGATGCCGGGCTGTCTGACCGGGTCACCCTGTCGGTTGCCAATACCCCTCCCCTCCCGTTTGAAGATGACACTTTCGATGCCGTCAGCATGAGCTTTACCCTGGAACTGTTTCCGCTGGAGACAATTCCAGAAATGCTCAAAGAAATCCGCCGGGTACTGAAACCGGGGGGACGGCTGGGAGTGGTCTCGATGGCCCTCACCAAAGAAGGGGAAAAAGACAGCATCCTGGAGAAGACCTATAAATGGATGCACCAGCATTTCCCCCACATTGTCGACTGTCAGCCGATCAATGCCGTCGGTTTTCTGAAAGAGGCCGGTTTTGAAATCAAGGAAGAGAACAACCTCGAAATCTGGACCATGCCAGTCGCTGCCCTGGTTGGTGTTTCGCCTGACTGA
- a CDS encoding RNA polymerase sigma factor translates to MDSSEGSISDLINAWTENESAAVERLQLEYFHRLRALARRVLNGFPAAAVEADDVVQSALISLCRFMRRPETPRDKDRNDLWRLLCQIVVYKSRQRMRSRTKGLPGGQERPMIDYESPEQAVKIEAALQHVSTNEFDLIVHDALDQLDEPLQRIAMLMMEGYTQTEMATRLGCSRRTIIRKINLLKQLLAVLLEED, encoded by the coding sequence ATGGATTCTTCAGAGGGGTCTATCAGTGACCTGATCAATGCCTGGACGGAAAATGAAAGTGCGGCGGTGGAACGTCTGCAACTGGAATATTTTCACAGGTTGAGAGCACTGGCGCGACGCGTACTGAATGGATTTCCCGCAGCCGCGGTAGAAGCCGATGATGTAGTGCAGAGTGCCCTGATCAGTCTCTGCCGGTTTATGCGACGACCGGAAACGCCCCGCGATAAAGATCGTAATGATCTCTGGCGGCTGCTATGTCAGATTGTCGTGTATAAGTCACGACAACGGATGCGGTCCCGGACGAAAGGCCTCCCTGGAGGGCAGGAACGTCCCATGATCGATTATGAAAGCCCTGAGCAGGCTGTCAAAATCGAGGCCGCATTGCAGCACGTCAGTACTAATGAGTTCGACCTGATCGTACACGATGCCCTGGATCAGCTTGATGAACCCCTGCAGAGAATCGCGATGCTGATGATGGAAGGGTACACCCAGACAGAGATGGCGACGCGACTGGGCTGTTCCCGGCGGACCATTATTCGCAAAATAAACCTCTTGAAGCAACTCCTGGCAGTATTGCTCGAAGAAGACTGA
- a CDS encoding zinc ribbon domain-containing protein, which produces MSIIIECPGCGTRFRCKDRLAGRKVSCLVCQQGLRVPSRAIPKPQTDPEIPEEPDFPEDAFREAPWVTPPWSTDSATALMTQRNSSTSCRFRAAPAQETKQNQTGGNGSAPHPVSLLCPALLLIALVSSGIWLVLFLFGF; this is translated from the coding sequence ATGAGTATTATCATTGAGTGTCCCGGATGTGGTACGAGATTTCGCTGTAAAGACCGGCTGGCAGGAAGAAAGGTCTCCTGTCTGGTGTGTCAGCAGGGACTTCGCGTTCCCAGCCGGGCCATTCCCAAACCACAGACAGACCCGGAAATACCAGAAGAACCAGATTTTCCTGAGGACGCTTTCAGAGAAGCTCCCTGGGTCACGCCGCCCTGGTCTACCGATTCAGCCACCGCCCTGATGACTCAGCGAAACTCATCGACTTCCTGCAGGTTCCGGGCGGCCCCCGCCCAAGAAACGAAACAGAATCAGACAGGTGGAAACGGCTCTGCACCACATCCGGTTTCCCTCCTCTGTCCTGCCCTGTTACTGATCGCTCTGGTCAGCTCCGGAATCTGGCTGGTTCTGTTTCTATTCGGTTTTTAA